A stretch of the Equus caballus isolate H_3958 breed thoroughbred chromosome X, TB-T2T, whole genome shotgun sequence genome encodes the following:
- the LOC138921840 gene encoding uncharacterized protein CXorf51A-like isoform X1 gives MAKATGKSQASSTVTEQPSPKNKERKVRKGSCQPRSRGSVKAAKKTTGAKRPLRRRSTKKASSKRPTSSVKSKEARGTTLFGHYHRLNEELNQDEPEEDRESMEKPSTSRAYLHHRQLQSEARDLTEESSEKSLTSDP, from the exons ATGGCGAAGGCGACCGGGAAATCCCAAGCTTCTAGCACAGTCACGGAACAACCCTCGCCAAAGAACAAAGAGAGGAAGGTGAGGAAGGGCTCCTGTCAACCCAGGTCCAGAGGGAGTGTCAAG GCGGCCAAGAAAACCACGGGGGCCAAAAGACCCCTTCGAAGGAGATCCACTAAAAAAGCCTCTTCAAAACGTCCCACCTCTTCAGTCAAATCTAAGGAAGCGAGAGGAACAACCCTATTCGGTCACTATCACAGGCTGAATGAAGAGCTGAATCAAGATGAGccagaggaggacagagagagcaTGGAGAAGCCCAGCACTTCACGTGCCTACCTGCACCACCGGCAACTTCAGAGCGAGGCCAGAGACCTCACAGAGGAATCATCTGAGAAGTCTCTAACGTCTGACCCCTGA
- the LOC138921840 gene encoding uncharacterized protein isoform X2 codes for MAKATGKSQASSTVTEQPSPKNKERKAAKKTTGAKRPLRRRSTKKASSKRPTSSVKSKEARGTTLFGHYHRLNEELNQDEPEEDRESMEKPSTSRAYLHHRQLQSEARDLTEESSEKSLTSDP; via the exons ATGGCGAAGGCGACCGGGAAATCCCAAGCTTCTAGCACAGTCACGGAACAACCCTCGCCAAAGAACAAAGAGAGGAAG GCGGCCAAGAAAACCACGGGGGCCAAAAGACCCCTTCGAAGGAGATCCACTAAAAAAGCCTCTTCAAAACGTCCCACCTCTTCAGTCAAATCTAAGGAAGCGAGAGGAACAACCCTATTCGGTCACTATCACAGGCTGAATGAAGAGCTGAATCAAGATGAGccagaggaggacagagagagcaTGGAGAAGCCCAGCACTTCACGTGCCTACCTGCACCACCGGCAACTTCAGAGCGAGGCCAGAGACCTCACAGAGGAATCATCTGAGAAGTCTCTAACGTCTGACCCCTGA
- the LOC138921800 gene encoding melanoma-associated antigen 8-like — protein MNLGRMGELCKREEDHQDPREAQGLVDAQLSGAEEEEAISPSSSTSVPFLGTLEEVAVAATTSPEQGHPSAQPSPTAMAATPWSQSRDNGSSIQDEEGPRVWEDPGDAKSSLQDALRLKVSDLVGFLLLKYRTKEPTTKAEMLNTVLRDYQDHFPVIFRQASERMQLVFGIDVKEVDPSDHSYVLVTTLGLTYDGMLSGEQSMPKTGLLVMLLGVIHLQGDCAPEEDVWEALSVMGVRAGREHFIYGEPRELITKVWVREQYVEYRQVPSSDPARYEFLWGPRAHAETSKMKVLEYLLRVSSRDPNLFLHLCEEAVSDEEGAPGCE, from the coding sequence ATGAATCTAGGTCGGATGGGTGAGCTCTGCAAGCGTGAGGAAGACCATCAGGACCCAAGAGAGGCCCAGGGCCTGGTGGATGCGCAGCTGtctggggctgaggaggaggaggccatATCCCCCTCATCCTCCacctctgtccccttcctgggcaccctggaggaggtggctgtGGCTGCGACCACGAGTCCTGAACAGGGCCATCCGAGTGCTCAACCCTCCCCCACTGCCATGGCAGCCACTCCATGGAGCCAGTCCAGAGACAATGGCTCCAGCATCCAAGATGAGGAGGGACCAAGGGTCTGGGAGGACCCGGGAGATGCCAAGTCCTCGCTCCAAGATGCACTACGTTTGAAGGTCTCTGACCTGGTGGGGTTCCTGCTTCTCAAGTATCGCACAAAGGAGCCCACCACAAAGGCGGAGATGCTGAATACGGTCCTCAGAGATTACCAGGACCATTTCCCTGTGATCTTCAGACAAGCCTCTGAGCGCATGCAGCTTGTCTTTGGCATTGACGTGAAGGAAGTGGATCCCAGCGACCACTCTTATGTCCTGGTCACCACCCTGGGCCTCACCTACGATGGGATGCTGAGTGGTGAGCAGAGCATGCCCAAGACTGGCCTCCTGGTGATGCTCCTGGGTGTGATCCACCTGCAGGGCGACTGTGCCCCTGAGGAGGACGTCTGGGAAGCACTGAGTGTCATGGGGGTGCGTGCTGGGAGGGAGCACTTCATCTACGGGGAGCCCAGGGAGCTTATCACTAAAGTTTGGGTGCGGGAGCAGTACGTGGAGTACCGGCAGGTGCCCAGCAGTGATCCTGCACGTTACGAGTTCCTGTGGGGTCCCAGGGCCCACGCTGAAACCAGCAAGATGAAAGTCCTGGAGTATTTGCTCAGGGTCAGTAGCAGGGATCCCAATCTCTTCCTCCACCTGTGTGAAGAGGCTGTGAGTGATGAGGAAGGGGCACCTGGCTGTGAGTGA